A DNA window from Bdellovibrio sp. BCCA contains the following coding sequences:
- the ggt gene encoding gamma-glutamyltransferase: MKKFVLVAGLLFLTSCQTPKESSSVIRTAKERDDHSTAEAFGTQFAISTQGRYASKAAEEIFAQGGNIIDATVAASFTVSVERPQSTGIGGGGFLLFHEAKTGKTYAIDFRERAPLRATKNMYVGKDGKANTDLSQNGVLAVAVPGMVAGLIEIHKKFGSLPLEKVVQPAIHLAENGFPIYEEFHKALENRVEQIRKDPSAKAIFLDASGNVPAIGTVLVQKDLAKTLQLIAKKGKDGFYKGFVAKSIVDLSKKEKGLISYKDLSSYQVKWRKPVEGNFDGYEVISMPPPSSGGVHVIQFLDFLENDHLAKQGFLSKNSIHLASSALQSSFADRAKYLGDPDFTKVPVQGLISPKYIESRRKEVRLDHARKLSEVEAGNPAPYESTETTHISLMDDKGNAVSTTQTINGWMGSGVVAPGTGVVLNNEMDDFSAQEGSSNLFGAIGGKPNAIAPRKTPLSSMSPTILMKDNKPFMAVGAPGGTRIISCVAQTILNYVEFKLPLYDAVTAIRYHHQWQPDVLYIDPPGPSAEVLKGLKEMGYDVKIEPVPCYVMAVAKEGDKLHGVADPRDIGISIAK, from the coding sequence ATGAAAAAATTTGTTTTAGTTGCGGGTCTTTTATTTCTGACAAGTTGTCAAACACCGAAAGAAAGTTCGTCGGTGATTCGTACGGCGAAAGAGCGTGACGATCATAGCACGGCAGAGGCCTTTGGGACTCAATTCGCGATCTCCACACAAGGTCGCTACGCTAGTAAAGCGGCCGAAGAAATTTTTGCTCAAGGTGGAAATATTATTGATGCCACGGTGGCGGCTTCATTTACGGTGTCTGTTGAAAGACCGCAGTCTACAGGAATTGGCGGCGGCGGATTTCTGCTTTTCCATGAAGCAAAAACAGGAAAGACTTACGCGATTGATTTTCGCGAAAGGGCCCCGCTGCGTGCGACTAAAAACATGTACGTGGGAAAAGATGGCAAGGCCAATACAGATCTATCACAGAACGGTGTCTTAGCTGTTGCAGTTCCAGGAATGGTGGCAGGACTTATCGAAATTCATAAAAAGTTTGGGTCCTTACCTCTTGAAAAAGTCGTGCAGCCCGCGATTCATTTGGCGGAAAATGGATTTCCCATTTATGAAGAATTTCATAAAGCCTTGGAAAATCGTGTCGAACAAATTCGTAAAGACCCTTCAGCAAAAGCGATCTTCCTCGATGCTTCAGGCAATGTTCCGGCTATTGGAACTGTGCTTGTGCAAAAAGACCTAGCGAAGACTTTGCAGCTTATCGCTAAAAAAGGAAAAGACGGTTTTTACAAGGGTTTCGTGGCGAAATCCATCGTCGATCTTTCTAAAAAGGAAAAAGGTTTAATCTCTTACAAAGATCTTTCTTCATACCAAGTGAAATGGCGTAAACCCGTTGAAGGAAACTTCGACGGCTACGAAGTCATTTCAATGCCGCCTCCAAGTTCGGGTGGAGTGCATGTTATTCAATTTTTGGATTTTCTTGAAAACGATCATCTCGCAAAACAAGGTTTTTTATCTAAAAACTCCATTCACCTGGCATCCTCTGCTTTGCAATCGTCATTCGCAGATCGCGCAAAATATTTGGGTGATCCGGATTTCACAAAAGTTCCTGTGCAGGGTTTGATTTCTCCGAAATATATTGAATCACGTCGCAAAGAAGTGCGCTTGGATCACGCAAGAAAACTTTCAGAAGTCGAAGCGGGAAATCCGGCTCCTTATGAATCCACAGAGACAACGCATATTTCACTGATGGATGACAAAGGAAATGCTGTAAGCACAACTCAAACGATCAATGGCTGGATGGGTTCGGGCGTTGTGGCTCCTGGAACAGGTGTTGTGCTTAACAATGAAATGGATGATTTCTCAGCCCAAGAGGGAAGTTCGAACTTGTTTGGTGCCATTGGTGGAAAACCCAATGCCATTGCTCCAAGGAAAACTCCACTTAGTAGCATGTCGCCAACAATTTTGATGAAAGACAACAAGCCTTTCATGGCTGTGGGTGCGCCGGGTGGAACACGCATTATCAGCTGTGTAGCGCAGACGATCTTAAACTACGTCGAATTCAAATTACCTCTTTACGATGCGGTGACAGCAATCCGCTATCATCATCAATGGCAACCGGATGTTCTTTACATCGATCCGCCGGGACCTTCCGCGGAAGTTTTAAAAGGACTTAAAGAAATGGGTTATGACGTAAAAATTGAACCTGTTCCGTGTTATGTGATGGCAGTAGCCAAAGAAGGCGATAAGCTTCATGGTGTCGCAGACCCGAGAGATATCGGAATCAGTATTGCAAAATAA
- a CDS encoding methyl-accepting chemotaxis protein — MKFNTKVMASIVFACVICTAAAVFVSSARISGQGEQQLIEKSRAILSRLEAVRSYIASQGGLEASIEKATTTHPDGNLPKEAKLTILKQVPIFAAMKVGAEGAKEEGYTFRIFSDEPRNPNNRATAQELEILKKFEADPKLQEQMVSTDTETIVYRPVRLTASQGCFSCHGDPATSPWKNGKDILGYPMENWSDGKLHGGFAVISSKAEVKAAAMNATWYIIGWSTGLSFIALFLAFMFLSKPMRALSGIAEKLQDTGTGVAHASVEITKSSQDLNNAAATAAASIQQTTSATEEMSSMIKLNAEHTNEARNLAERAQGKARTGKEEVEKLILSMDEIAKSSKKIEEIITVIDDIAFQTNLLALNAAVEAARAGEQGKGFAVVAEAVRALAQRSATSAKEISGLIKDSVDKIENGHEVVQASGAMLNEIVQQIEKLTALNIEISTASSEQAQGVNSINMSINELDRVTQNNASAAGECASNAEVLSERSQQMHSMVQDLILIVEGKRSDNNEVATKTATKMTPKTKTPPPSIPKVQAQNRPSTNHEDLLPLNDAS, encoded by the coding sequence ATGAAGTTCAACACGAAAGTTATGGCGAGCATTGTTTTCGCCTGTGTTATTTGTACCGCAGCCGCAGTCTTTGTCTCTTCTGCACGTATCTCTGGGCAAGGCGAACAACAACTCATTGAAAAATCAAGAGCCATTCTTTCTCGTTTGGAAGCTGTTCGTTCTTACATAGCTTCCCAAGGTGGCCTCGAAGCCAGCATTGAAAAAGCAACAACAACACATCCTGACGGAAATCTCCCCAAAGAAGCGAAGCTCACTATCTTAAAACAAGTCCCTATCTTTGCCGCGATGAAAGTGGGCGCAGAGGGCGCAAAGGAAGAAGGCTACACTTTCCGCATCTTCTCTGACGAGCCACGCAACCCTAACAATCGCGCGACAGCCCAAGAATTAGAAATTCTTAAAAAGTTTGAAGCCGATCCAAAACTGCAAGAGCAAATGGTGTCCACAGACACTGAAACAATTGTGTATCGTCCGGTCCGTCTAACGGCCTCGCAAGGTTGCTTTAGTTGCCATGGTGATCCAGCGACGTCTCCTTGGAAGAATGGCAAAGACATTCTAGGTTATCCGATGGAAAATTGGTCTGATGGAAAACTGCACGGCGGTTTTGCCGTGATCTCTAGCAAAGCAGAAGTAAAAGCCGCAGCCATGAATGCCACTTGGTACATTATCGGTTGGTCCACAGGTCTTTCATTCATCGCTTTATTTCTAGCGTTTATGTTCTTGAGTAAACCAATGAGAGCTCTTTCTGGTATTGCAGAAAAGCTGCAAGACACTGGAACTGGCGTTGCACACGCAAGTGTCGAGATCACGAAATCATCTCAAGATCTTAATAATGCCGCAGCTACTGCCGCTGCCTCAATTCAACAAACGACTTCAGCAACAGAAGAAATGTCGAGCATGATTAAGCTCAATGCTGAACACACGAACGAAGCAAGAAACCTTGCAGAACGCGCCCAAGGAAAAGCCCGCACAGGCAAAGAGGAAGTTGAGAAACTGATTCTTTCCATGGACGAAATCGCAAAAAGTTCTAAAAAAATCGAAGAAATCATCACCGTTATCGACGATATCGCCTTTCAAACAAATCTTTTGGCTTTAAATGCTGCAGTTGAAGCGGCTCGCGCCGGAGAACAAGGCAAAGGATTCGCGGTTGTTGCCGAAGCCGTCCGCGCTTTGGCGCAACGAAGTGCAACCTCAGCCAAAGAAATTTCGGGTCTTATCAAAGACAGCGTAGATAAAATTGAAAATGGCCATGAAGTTGTGCAAGCAAGCGGCGCGATGCTTAATGAAATCGTTCAGCAAATCGAAAAACTGACAGCGTTGAATATCGAAATTTCAACGGCAAGCTCCGAGCAAGCTCAAGGTGTTAATTCGATCAATATGTCGATCAATGAATTAGATCGCGTGACACAAAACAATGCTTCGGCTGCTGGCGAATGTGCTTCGAATGCGGAAGTTCTTTCAGAGCGCTCACAACAAATGCACTCGATGGTTCAAGATTTGATTTTGATTGTTGAAGGCAAACGCAGTGACAACAACGAAGTCGCCACAAAAACAGCTACCAAAATGACGCCGAAGACGAAAACCCCTCCACCTTCAATTCCGAAAGTGCAGGCGCAAAACCGTCCTTCGACAAATCATGAAGACCTCTTACCACTGAATGATGCATCGTAA